In one Pelecanus crispus isolate bPelCri1 chromosome 12, bPelCri1.pri, whole genome shotgun sequence genomic region, the following are encoded:
- the TRIM25 gene encoding E3 ubiquitin/ISG15 ligase TRIM25: protein MAGSASEPGLAALEEELTCSICLCLFSSPVTVPCGHNFCASCLELSWAGLSKNFSCPQCRATFAGRPQLQKNTVLCRVVEQLQGCAGAEAEAGAGAGAGAGEEEAAPTPVYCDSCLQAPAAQTCLTCTASFCAEHLRPHQDSPAFRDHQLCPPLRDLQQRKCPQHNKLFEFFCSQHGSCICSLCLLGHKLCHTSPLQLAKANAESALKKRLMELHNQSERAARAMNTVKTNQSQAAETASRKKDLIRSEFSEIKVLIEETENQTLKVIADEEKRVCNKFDYIYGVLGSKKNEIQSLRDQIEMALTEGDDILFLKRAAALQRMSTKEAFIPAIEMDQNIILSAYQSAINLKEAVKLATAPWREKRAEAKLPLGKPKHPPAAPPNKAFAGKKPPGPQHTQKEKIPHQTQATLQWEADTKERKKPVKVAPTPNPAAAVSSKELIDSFLKKSREELLQYAANITLDYNTAHNKVVLSEGYTRMSVSDIPMNYNNHPQRFTDCSQVLGFQCFKRGIHYWEVELQQNNFCGIGICYGSMNRHGPESRLGRNSSSWCIEWFNCKISSWHNDVEKCLPNVKATKIGVLLHCEGGFVIFMAVGEKHNLIYKFKTQFTEALYPAFWLFSSGTVLSLCQMKQ, encoded by the exons ATGGCCGGCTCGGCGTCGGAGCCGGGCCTGGCGGCGCTGGAGGAGGAGCTGACCTGCTCCATCTGCCTCTGCCTCTTCAGCAGCCCCGTGACGGTGCCCTGCGGGCACAACTTCTGCGCCTCCTGCCTGGAGCTCTCCTGGGCCGGGCTGTCGAAGAACTTCAGCTGCCCGCAGTGCCGGGCCACCTTCGCGGGCCGCCCGCAGCTGCAGAAGAACACGGTGCTGTGCCGGGTGGtggagcagctccagggctgcGCCGGGGCCGAGGCcgaggccggggccggggccggggccggggccggggaagAGGAGGCGGCCCCGACCCCCGTCTACTGCGACAGCTGCCTGCAGGCGCCGGCCGCGCAGACCTGCCTGACCTGCACCGCCTCCTTCTGCGCCGAGCACCTGCGGCCGCACCAGGACAGCCCCGCCTTCCGCGACCACCAGCTCTGCCCGCCCCTGCGCGACCTGCAGCAGCGCAAGTGCCCGCAGCACAACAAGCTCTTCGAGTTCTTCTGCAGCCAGCACGGCAGTTGCAtctgctccctctgcctcctcggGCACAAGCTGTGCCACACCAGCCCCCTGCAGCTTGCCAAAGCCAACGCCGAG TCAGCGCTGAAGAAGAGACTGATGGAGCTGCATAATCAGAGCGAGAGGGCTGCTCGAGCGATGAACACggtgaaaacaaaccaaagccaAGCTGCT gagaCAGCTTCCAGAAAGAAAGATTTGATCAGAAGTGAGTTTTCAGAAATTAAGGTTTTaattgaagaaacagaaaatcagacCTTAAAAGTAAttgcagatgaagaaaaaagagtTTGCAATAAGTTTGATTATATTTACGGTGTTCTGGGAAGTAAGAAGAATGAAATTCAGTCTCTCAGAGATCAGATTGAGATGGCACTGACTGAAGGTGATGACATTCTGTTTTTGAAG agagcagcagcactgcaacgAATGTCAACAAAAGAGGCTTTTATCCCTGCAATTGAAATGGACCAAAACATCATACTTTCTGCTTATCAGTCTGCCATTAACCTTAAAGAGGCTGTGAAACTTGCAACGGCTCCGtggagggagaaaagagcagaag CAAAACTGCCACTCGGGAAACCTAAGcaccctccagcagctcctccaaACAAAGCCTTTGCTGGGAAGAAGCCTCCAGGACCAC AGCATacccagaaagagaaaatcccTCACCAGACTCAAGCCACTTTGCAGTGGGAAGCAGATACCA aggagagaaagaaacctGTTAAAGTTG CACCAACACCaaatcctgcagctgctgtttcaaGTAAAGAGCTTATTGacagctttctgaagaaatcCAGAGAGGAGCTTTTGCAGT ATGCTGCTAACATCACGCTGGATTACAACACAGCTCATAACAAAGTGGTTCTGTCTGAGGGGTATACCAGGATGTCAGTCTCAGACATCCCCATGAATTACAACAACCACCCTCAGCGCTTCACTGATTGTTCCCAAGTGCTGGGGTTCCAGTGCTTCAAGAGAGGCATCCACTACTGGGAAGTGGAACTGCAACAGAACAACTTCTGTGGCATTGGCATCTGTTACGGCAGCATGAACCGGCATGGGCCAGAGAGCCgcctggggaggaacagcagTTCTTGGTGTATTGAGTGGTTTAATTGCAAAATATCATCCTGGCATAATGATGTTGAAAAGTGCTTACCCAATGTGAAGGCTACCAAGATTGGTGTGCTGCTCCACTGTGAGGGAGGCTTTGTGATTTTCATGGCTGTTGGGGAGAAGCATAACTTGATCTATAAATTCAAAACCCAGTTTACTGAAGCCTTGTACCCTGCCTTCTGGTTATTTTCCAGTGGCactgttctctctctctgccaaATGAAACAGTAA